A DNA window from Camelina sativa cultivar DH55 chromosome 17, Cs, whole genome shotgun sequence contains the following coding sequences:
- the LOC104756608 gene encoding uncharacterized protein LOC104756608, whose product MLKFPLCCSELSLEPKIQAFERQIVSGRRDSIKASAGKIGNFSFGSIFKSCETCGAKGAIECPGCKGTGKNKKNGNMFERWKCFDCQGFGMKSCPKCGKGGLTPEQRGER is encoded by the exons atgttgaaatttcCGCTTTGTTGTAGTGAGTTATCTCTAGAACCAAAGATTCAAGCTTTTGAAAGACAAATTGTTTCAGGCCGACGAGATTCCATCAAAGCTTCTGCGGGAAAAATTGGAAATTTCTCTTTTGGTTCG ATATTCAAAAGTTGTGAGACTTGTGGAGCCAAAGGAGCAATTGAGTGCCCCGGTTGCAAG GGAACAGgtaaaaataagaagaatggAAATATGTTTGAGAGATGGAA ATGTTTCGATTGTCAAGGATTTGGTATGAAGAGTTGTCCTAAATGTGGCAAGGGAGGCTTGACGCCTGAACAGAGAGGGGAACGATAG
- the LOC104756609 gene encoding transcription factor MYB3 translates to MGRSPCCEKAHMNKGAWTKEEDQLLVDYIRKHGEGCWRSLPRAAGLQRCGKSCRLRWMNYLRPDLKRGNFTEDEDELIIKLHSLLGNKWSLIAGRLPGRTDNEIKNYWNTHIKRKLLSRGIDPNTHRLINESAASLVVLPPPPPPSSSSLQNDEPLHLDFAGPVKPEPVLGEEISGIHNNNNCTSSGTTSEKDFGNENDWVLNLELSVGPAATKSYHHRYESTTRKVSVVDSAESNRRWGSELFGGNQSDAVCLCCRVGLFHNESCRNCRNSDVRTH, encoded by the exons atgGGAAGATCACCATGCTGCGAGAAAGCACACATGAACAAAGGAGCTTGgactaaagaagaagatcagcTTCTCGTTGATTACATCCGTAAACACGGTGAAGGTTGCTGGAGATCTCTCCCTCGCGCCGCCG GATTACAGAGATGTGGTAAGAGTTGTAGATTGAGATGGATGAATTATCTAAGACCAGATCTCAAAAGAGGCAATTTCactgaagatgaagacgaaCTCATCATCAAGCTCCATAGCTTGCTCGGTAACAA ATGGTCATTGATAGCTGGGAGATTACCAGGAAGAACAGACAACGAGATCAAGAACTATTGGAACACTCACATCAAGAGAAAGCTTCTCAGCCGTGGGATCGATCCAAACACTCACCGTCTCATCAACGAATCTGCTGCATCATTAGTTGTattgcctcctcctcctcctccgtcttcGTCGTCTCTTCAAAACGATGAGCCTCTGCATCTCGATTTCGCCGGACCGGTTAAACCGGAACCGGTCCTTGGGGAAGAAATCTCTGGTATTCATAATAACAATAATTGCACGAGCAGTGGAACGACGTCGGAGAAAGATTTTGGTAACGAGAACGATTGGGTGCTCAACTTGGAGCTCTCCGTCGGACCAGCAGCGACGAAGAGTTATCATCATCGGTACGAGTCGACGACCCGGAAGGTGAGTGTTGTTGACTCGGCTGAGTCGAATAGACGGTGGGGGTCCGAGTTGTTCGGAGGAAATCAGAGCGATGCGGTGTGTTTGTGTTGTCGGGTTGGGTTGTTTCATAATGAGTCGTGTCGGAATTGTCGTAATTCTGATGTTAGAACCcattag
- the LOC104756611 gene encoding uncharacterized protein LOC104756611: MPQITTTCFSTPTATFSAYLYHNRIPNLVPSVQFSIKDSGTRTWVKRTGTRSKWFNSSSLTAVAASAEEKDSPTKSTRTNRRSNGGGGLIRNPDLLKIPGVGPRNQRKLVENGIQGVAELKQLYKDKFWEASQKMVEYLQSSVGIKHRNHAESITTFIKQSVDEEELKDSSETNKPKRRLTFCVEGNISVGKTTFLQRIANETIELRDLVEIVPEPIDKWQDVGPDHFNILDAFYAEPERYAYTFQNYVFVTRLMQEKESSSGVKPLRLMERSVFSDRMVFVRAVHEAKWMNEMEISIYDSWFDPVVSCLPGLVPDGFIYLRASPDTCHKRMMLRKREEEGGVSLKYLQDLHEKHESWLLPFESGNHGTFSVSKPPLHMDNALHPDIRDRVFYLEGNHMHSSIQKVPALVLDCEPNIDFSRDIEAKRQYARQVAEFFEFVKQKQETSPEKGNGSDSTPPQLLMPHNGGLWIPSDGNHFPGAALQSLDLRKAMSLMTRSPSS, translated from the exons ATGCCGCAGATTACTACAACTTGTTTCTCTACGCCCACTGCTACTTTCTCAGCGTATTTGTACCATAACCGTATCCCTAATTTGGTTCCGTCGGTTCAATTCTCAATTAAAGATAGTGGAACTCGAACTTGGGTTAAACGAACCGGTACAAGATCCAAATGGTTCAATTCAAGCTCCCTTACGGCGGTGGCGGCATCAGCGGAAGAGAAAGATTCTCCGACTAAGTCCACCAGAACGAATCGTAGATCTAACGGCGGTGGAGGATTGATTCGTAATCCAGATTTGTTGAAAATCCCAGGAGTTGGTCCAAGGAACCAGAGAAAGCTCGTTGAAAATGGAATCCAAGGTGTTGCTGAGCTCAAACAATTATACAAAGATAAG TTTTGGGAAGCTAGTCAGAAAATGGTAGAGTATCTTCAAAGCTCTGTTGGGATTAAGCATCGGAACCACGCCGAGAGTATAACAACGTTCATCAAACAAAGCGTGGACGAAGAAGAACTTAAAGATTCTTCTGAGACTAATAAGCCTAAGAGACGTTTGACGTTCTGTGTTGAAGGAAACATTAGTGTTGGCAAGACAACGTTTCTACAGAGGATAGCTAATGAGACCATTGAGCTACGTGACTTAGTTGAGATTGTTCCTGAACCTATTGACAAATGGCAGGATGTTGGACCTGATCATTTCAATATCTTAGATGCTTTCTACGCTGAGCCTGAGAGGTATGCTTATACTTTCCAGAACTATGTGTTTGTCACTAGGCTAATGCAGGAGAAAGAATCTTCCTCTGGTGTCAAACCTCTTAGGTTGATGGAGCGTTCTGTGTTTAGTGACCGTATGGTTTTCGTGCGAGCTGTTCATGAAGCGAAATGGATGAATGAGATGGAGATTAGCATTTACGATTCTTGGTTCGATCCTGTCGTTTCTTGTTTGCCAGGACTTGTTCCTGATGGGTTTATCTACTTGAGGGCTAGTCCTGACACTTGTCATAAGCGGATGATGTTAAGGAAACGAGAGGAAGAAGGTGGGGTGTCGTTAAAGTACCTTCAGGATCTTCATGAGAAGCATGAGAGCTGGCTCCTTCCGTTTGAGAGTGGGAACCATGGTACGTTCTCTGTTAGTAAACCGCCTCTTCATATGGACAATGCACTTCATCCTGATATAAGGGACCGCGTGTTTTACTTGGAAGGAAACCATATGCATTCTAGCATCCAGAAG GTCCCTGCATTGGTGCTTGACTGTGAACCCAATATCGACTTTAGCAGAGACATTGAAGCAAAGAGACA GTATGCACGCCAGGTTGCAGAGTTCTTTGAATTTGTGAAACAGAAGCAAGAAACATCACCAGAAAAAGGCAATGGAAGCGACTCAACCCCACCGCAGTTGTTGATGCCACATAATGGAGGTCTTTGGATACCATCAGACGGTAATCATTTCCCTGGAGCTGCCCTACAGTCTTTAGATTTAAGAAAGGCGATGTCTCTCATGACCAGATCACCGTCCTCATGA
- the LOC104756612 gene encoding probable alkaline/neutral invertase D produces MEAVNSSSSISELDDISRLLDRPRLNIERKRSFDERSFSEMGIFEPVNSPGDRSRCETPASSSSRNSFEPHPMLAEAWDALRRSLVYFRGQPVGTIAAYDHASEEVLNYDQVFVRDFVPSALAFLMNGEPDIVKNFLLKTIQIQGREKKIDRFKLGEGAMPASFKILHDPIKKTDTVIADFGESAIGRVAPVDSGFWWIILLRAYTKSTGDTSLADTSECQKGMRLILSLCLSEGFDTFPTLLCADGCSMVDRRMGVYGYPIEIQALFFMALRSAMSMLKHDTEGKEFMERIVKRLHALSFHMRSYFWLDFQQLNDIYRYKTEEYSHTAVNKFNVIPDSIPEWVFDFMPLRGGYFIGNVSPARMDFRWFALGNCVAILGSLATPEQSAAIMDLIEERWEELVGEMPVKICHPAIESHEWRIVTGCDPKNTRWSYHNGGSWPVLLWLLTAACIKTGRPQIAKRAIDLTEARLLKDGWPEYYDGRSGRFIGKQARKFQTWSIAGYLVAKMLLEDPSHLGMISLEEDKQIKPVIKRSYSWTC; encoded by the exons TCGAACGGAAAAGATCGTTCGATGAGAGGTCGTTCAgcgaaatgggaatctttgaacCCGTTAATTCTCCCGGAGACAGGTCGCGGTGCGAAACTCCAGCATCGTCTTCGTCTAGAAACTCGTTTGAGCCTCATCCTATGCTTGCTGAGGCTTGGGATGCTTTGAGACGATCGTTGGTTTATTTTCGTGGCCAACCCGTTGGTACTATTGCTGCTTATGATCATGCTTCTGAGGAAGTCCTGAACTATGATCAG GTGTTTGTAAGAGACTTTGTTCCAAGTGCACTAGCTTTCCTCATGAACGGAGAGCCAGACATAGTCAAGAACTTCCTCCTCAAGAcaattcaaatccaaggaagagagaaaaagatcgACAGGTTCAAGCTTGGCGAAGGCGCCATGCCCGCTAGCTTCAAGATCCTTCACGACCCGATCAAGAAAACAGACACTGTCATTGCTGACTTTGGAGAGAGCGCTATTGGAAGAGTTGCTCCTGTTGACTCTGGTTTTTGGTGGATCATTCTCCTCAGAGCCTATACAAAGTCCACTGGAGAcacttcactagctgacacatcTGAATGTCAAAAAGGAATGAGActcattctctctctttgtctctccgAAGGCTTTGATACTTTCCCCACACTGCTTTGCGCTGACGGCTGTTCCATGGTTGATCGAAGAATG GGGGTTTACGGGTATCCGATAGAGATCCAAGCTCTATTCTTCATGGCTTTACGATCAGCAATGTCGATGCTAAAACACGACACGGAAGGGAAAGAGTTCATGGAGAGGATAGTGAAGAGGCTACACGCGCTTAGCTTCCACATGAGAAGCTATTTCTGGCTTGATTTCCAGCAGCTTAATGACATCTACCGTTACAAAACAGAGGAGTACTCGCACACGGCGGTCAACAAGTTCAACGTTATCCCTGACTCGATCCCTGAGTGGGTGTTTGATTTCATGCCTTTACGTGGCGGTTACTTCATTGGAAACGTTAGTCCAGCTCGTATGGATTTCAGGTGGTTTGCTCTTGGTAACTGTGTAGCGATTCTTGGTTCGTTAGCTACCCCTGAGCAGTCGGCTGCGATCATGGACTTGATTGAGGAACGGTGGGAGGAGCTGGTTGGTGAGATGCCGGTTAAGATTTGTCATCCGGCGATTGAAAGCCATGAATGGAGGATTGTTACTGGTTGTGACCCTAAGAATACTCGTTGGAGTTACCATAACGGAGGTTCTTGGCCAG TGTTGTTGTGGCTATTAACAGCTGCGTGCATAAAGACTGGAAGGCCGCAGATAGCGAAGCGGGCAATAGACCTGACAGAAGCACGGCTTTTGAAGGACGGTTGGCCTGAGTACTACGATGGCAGATCAGGAAGGTTCATAGGAAAACAGGCGAGGAAGTTTCAGACATGGTCAATCGCCGGTTACTTGGTAGCCAAGATGTTGTTggaagatccttctcatcttggaATGATCTCATTGGAAGAAGATAAACAGATCAAACCTGTCATTAAGAGATCTTATTCTTGGACTTGTTAA